Proteins encoded within one genomic window of Sphaerotilus montanus:
- a CDS encoding PilW family protein yields the protein MTASPFLPAAQRGVTLIELMVGMVIGLLAVLVIAQVTTVYEGRKRTITAGSDAQVNGALALQTLQRDVQASGYGTSEGGATGCRMVGQRFGVVGRFERTLAPVVITDGGDSGTPDSLDVLMSDHTDFALPTRVAGGHTQGSNVFVIGANTGLGHHKGDLMLAVPVPTPDQTDQSRYCSLFNLSAEPVAGSNQLFHDAGADGPWNQDLGSTIFPGIQSTDVSYPAGSLLLDLGTLVSRRYCLTGLGDAQCDTPASQAPYHLRQVSFDSKTGQRVADDLYPQIVQLQAVYGIDTSVTADQVADVWTPASPTTAKGWQRVVAVRVAVVARSTQNEQRPNTAGKEWVTADRPVWYPDGVTPTPLHVDKAPPGAGDDWRNYRYKVFETVIPLRNLLWQPA from the coding sequence ATGACCGCGTCCCCCTTCCTCCCAGCCGCCCAGCGCGGCGTCACGCTGATCGAACTGATGGTCGGCATGGTCATCGGCCTGCTCGCCGTCCTCGTGATCGCACAGGTCACCACGGTCTATGAGGGCCGCAAGCGCACCATCACCGCCGGCTCCGATGCCCAGGTCAACGGCGCGCTGGCCCTGCAGACCCTGCAGCGTGACGTGCAGGCCAGTGGTTACGGCACGAGCGAAGGTGGCGCCACCGGCTGCCGCATGGTCGGCCAGCGTTTCGGTGTGGTCGGTCGGTTCGAGCGCACGCTGGCACCGGTGGTCATCACCGATGGTGGCGACAGCGGCACCCCCGACAGCCTGGATGTGCTGATGAGCGACCACACGGACTTCGCGCTGCCAACCCGTGTCGCCGGCGGCCACACCCAGGGCAGCAACGTCTTCGTCATTGGCGCCAACACCGGCCTGGGCCACCACAAGGGCGACCTGATGCTGGCCGTGCCCGTGCCGACCCCGGACCAGACCGACCAGTCACGCTACTGCAGCCTGTTCAACCTGAGCGCCGAGCCCGTGGCGGGCAGCAACCAGCTTTTCCACGATGCCGGCGCCGACGGCCCGTGGAACCAGGATCTCGGCAGCACCATCTTTCCGGGCATCCAGAGCACCGACGTGTCGTACCCCGCCGGCAGTCTTCTGCTCGACCTGGGCACGCTGGTCAGCCGCCGCTACTGCCTGACCGGGCTGGGCGACGCACAGTGCGACACACCGGCATCGCAGGCGCCTTACCACCTGCGACAGGTGTCCTTCGACAGCAAGACCGGCCAGCGCGTCGCCGACGACCTGTATCCGCAGATCGTGCAGTTGCAGGCGGTCTACGGCATCGATACCAGCGTGACGGCCGACCAGGTGGCCGATGTCTGGACCCCAGCGTCGCCAACCACTGCCAAGGGCTGGCAGCGGGTCGTGGCCGTGCGGGTGGCCGTGGTTGCCCGCAGCACGCAGAACGAGCAGCGCCCGAACACCGCAGGCAAGGAGTGGGTCACGGCCGATCGGCCGGTCTGGTATCCGGATGGCGTGACGCCCACGCCACTGCATGTCGACAAGGCCCCGCCCGGCGCGGGCGATGACTGGCGCAATTACCGCTACAAGGTCTTCGAGACCGTGATCCCCCTGCGCAACCTGCTCTGGCAGCCCGCGTGA
- a CDS encoding type IV pilin protein, with protein MALPAFASFPATDLARAPATGRHTPRARGFTLLEVMVVVAIIGILASIALPAYTDYLRRGELPEAFSTLSSQRVAMEQYYQDNRQYGTKTCAEGKIKFSGVPDNGAKFSYACQLSGTNGNQAYTLTATGTSPHTKGHDYTLNEAGEQGTIQFKGNAVSKACWLKRGSEC; from the coding sequence ATGGCCCTGCCCGCCTTCGCTTCCTTTCCTGCCACTGACCTTGCCCGCGCTCCTGCCACCGGTCGGCACACGCCGCGTGCGCGCGGCTTCACGCTCCTCGAAGTGATGGTGGTCGTAGCCATCATCGGCATCCTGGCGTCCATCGCCTTGCCGGCGTACACCGACTACCTGCGCCGCGGCGAGCTGCCGGAAGCCTTCAGCACCCTGTCAAGCCAGCGTGTGGCCATGGAGCAGTACTACCAGGACAACCGCCAGTACGGCACCAAGACCTGCGCCGAAGGCAAGATCAAGTTCTCTGGCGTGCCAGACAACGGGGCCAAGTTCAGCTACGCCTGCCAGCTCAGCGGCACCAACGGCAACCAGGCCTACACCCTCACCGCCACCGGCACCAGCCCGCACACCAAAGGCCACGACTACACGCTCAACGAGGCGGGCGAACAAGGCACCATCCAGTTCAAGGGCAACGCGGTCAGCAAGGCCTGCTGGCTCAAGCGCGGCTCGGAGTGCTGA
- a CDS encoding pilus assembly protein: MHPCHQPPARLALAAALACGTIGGGAQAALIDVSNVPLNASLSQVKPNIMFILDDSGSMGYSYMPDDVGIPDWTGKDFENYGAYSSQCNGLAFNPALPYKPPVRADGTSYPDVAFTGAPDDGFNPSAGTTSLNGRHYYAYKNDKNLPALSWTYTTSGVVDKSTAFYADCALSTTVASDQFVKVTLDSTTSAEIQQKYANWYAYYRTRRLLMRTATGEAFRNIGDGFRVGFTVISDSSVTSSSFLDIKDFNPTQRSSFYDLLYTAQTKEGYTPLRGALSKVGRYFAHKVPDQISDPIKYSCQRNYALLSTDGYWNKGRNDAVGYETSTYGPFSLDGRTPVGQQDGLAARPMKDSTGAAGGGDSNSLADVAQYFWATDLRADFPNNVPVTKRDTATHQHLNTFTVGLGVRGTLSYDRNYLTQTTGDYADIVAGRNSKEWPVPAGTLVDNQTNATHIDDLWHAAVNGRGQYFSATDPQTLSDAIGTTLNEISKDAGSSAAASASSLTPVTGDNWVFLPSYSNSPTWYGDLRAFQFSTDAVTAGLIAPDTSDSKVIWSAKTRLDSRNLTARPRRILFGNGADKLLDFTYANLAALQYNSDFDDLCAGTRPLSQCSRLTTAARAKATGENLVNFLRGDTQFQMGAAAPDNQVFRNRYSRLGDIVNAAPVYVAKPPFKYGDAGYSQFITDHAKRTKMVYAAANDGMLHAFQVGENENDPAGGDELWAFVPRGVLPHVRRLADVGYDAAHINLLDATPTIGDVYANGQWRTILVGGMGAGGRYYYALDITDPASPALLWEFSDTNLGLTFGNPVITKDAKGTWLVAFTSGINNVGDGRGRLYLLDALTGKLRTGAGEIITTAGDASTPSNLGRLNAWVPSDADNTALRFYAGDMLGNLWRFDHDDRVAPSGIEATLLGQALGPNLVPQPITGKPVLTELVNDNMPITVVSFGTGRLLNNADLTSTGLQTIYSIRDTLDSTGLGPLRDPNAKLVRQKLNSNRRLDDAQSVNWNAQNGWYVDLDQSSGERVSLDGIPLASGLIAFASTVPNGDPCGNGGSSFLYQFLLPSGDVRDVEVSNSLIVGVSRVMDSTGRVSAFFTKRDQSTQLKAAGVGLGNRSNTLRRAAWRELN; encoded by the coding sequence ATGCATCCGTGCCACCAACCTCCCGCCCGACTGGCCCTCGCCGCGGCGCTGGCCTGCGGGACGATCGGCGGCGGCGCCCAGGCGGCGCTGATCGATGTGTCCAACGTCCCGCTGAACGCCTCGCTGTCCCAGGTCAAGCCGAACATCATGTTCATCTTGGACGATTCCGGCTCGATGGGCTATTCCTACATGCCGGACGATGTCGGGATTCCCGACTGGACCGGCAAGGACTTCGAAAACTACGGCGCGTACTCGTCACAGTGCAATGGTCTGGCGTTCAATCCAGCACTGCCCTACAAACCGCCAGTCCGTGCGGATGGTACGTCCTATCCTGATGTCGCGTTCACTGGAGCACCGGACGATGGGTTCAACCCCTCGGCAGGGACGACCTCACTGAACGGCCGGCACTATTACGCCTACAAGAACGACAAGAATCTGCCTGCACTGTCCTGGACCTATACCACCAGTGGTGTCGTCGACAAGTCCACCGCTTTCTACGCGGACTGCGCCCTTAGCACCACCGTGGCCTCGGACCAGTTCGTCAAGGTGACGCTCGACAGCACGACGTCGGCCGAAATACAGCAGAAATACGCCAACTGGTACGCCTACTACCGCACCCGCCGACTGCTGATGCGCACGGCCACCGGCGAAGCCTTCCGCAACATCGGGGACGGCTTCCGGGTCGGTTTCACCGTTATCAGCGACAGCAGCGTCACCAGCAGCAGCTTCCTAGACATCAAGGATTTCAACCCGACCCAGCGCAGCAGCTTCTATGACCTGCTGTACACGGCGCAGACAAAAGAAGGCTACACACCACTGCGAGGTGCGCTGTCCAAGGTGGGACGCTATTTCGCTCATAAGGTACCGGATCAGATCTCCGATCCAATTAAGTACTCATGTCAGAGAAATTACGCACTGTTGTCGACGGATGGCTACTGGAACAAGGGAAGAAATGATGCCGTCGGTTACGAGACCAGCACCTATGGACCGTTTTCCCTAGATGGAAGAACACCTGTTGGTCAGCAAGACGGGCTCGCTGCACGCCCCATGAAGGACAGCACCGGCGCAGCCGGCGGCGGTGACAGCAACTCGCTGGCCGACGTGGCCCAGTACTTCTGGGCCACCGACCTGCGCGCCGATTTCCCCAACAACGTGCCGGTCACCAAGCGTGACACCGCGACCCACCAGCACCTCAACACCTTCACCGTCGGCCTGGGCGTGCGCGGCACCCTGTCCTACGACCGCAACTACCTCACCCAGACCACCGGCGACTACGCCGACATCGTGGCCGGCCGCAACAGCAAGGAATGGCCTGTACCGGCCGGCACACTGGTCGACAATCAGACCAACGCCACCCACATCGACGACCTGTGGCACGCCGCCGTCAACGGCCGTGGCCAGTACTTCTCGGCCACCGACCCGCAGACCCTGTCGGATGCCATCGGCACCACGCTGAACGAGATCAGCAAGGATGCGGGTTCCAGCGCGGCAGCCTCGGCCAGTTCGCTCACGCCGGTCACCGGCGACAACTGGGTCTTCCTGCCCAGCTACAGCAACTCGCCCACCTGGTACGGCGACCTGCGCGCCTTCCAGTTCAGCACCGACGCCGTCACCGCCGGCCTGATCGCGCCAGACACCAGCGACAGCAAGGTCATCTGGAGCGCGAAGACCCGGCTCGACTCCCGCAACCTGACCGCCCGCCCCCGGCGCATCCTGTTCGGCAACGGCGCCGACAAGCTCCTCGACTTCACCTACGCCAACCTGGCTGCCCTGCAATACAACTCGGACTTCGACGATCTGTGCGCCGGCACCCGTCCCCTGTCGCAATGCAGCCGCCTCACGACCGCCGCGCGGGCCAAGGCCACCGGCGAGAACCTGGTCAACTTCCTGCGGGGCGACACGCAGTTCCAGATGGGAGCCGCCGCCCCGGACAACCAGGTGTTTCGCAACCGCTATTCCCGCCTGGGTGACATCGTCAATGCCGCGCCGGTCTACGTCGCCAAGCCGCCCTTCAAGTACGGCGATGCCGGCTACAGCCAGTTCATCACCGACCACGCGAAACGCACCAAGATGGTCTATGCCGCCGCCAACGACGGCATGCTCCACGCCTTCCAGGTCGGCGAGAACGAGAACGACCCCGCCGGGGGTGATGAACTGTGGGCCTTCGTGCCGCGCGGCGTGCTGCCCCATGTGCGGCGGCTGGCAGACGTGGGCTACGACGCCGCCCACATCAATCTGCTCGACGCGACCCCGACCATCGGCGATGTCTACGCCAACGGCCAGTGGCGCACCATCCTCGTGGGCGGCATGGGGGCTGGGGGCCGCTACTACTACGCGCTCGACATCACCGACCCGGCGTCCCCCGCACTGCTCTGGGAATTCTCGGACACCAATCTGGGCCTGACCTTCGGCAACCCGGTGATCACCAAGGATGCCAAGGGCACCTGGCTGGTCGCCTTCACCTCGGGCATCAACAACGTCGGTGACGGCCGCGGCCGACTCTATCTGCTGGACGCACTGACCGGCAAGCTGCGCACCGGTGCAGGCGAGATCATCACCACTGCCGGTGACGCCTCCACGCCGAGCAACCTGGGCCGCCTCAACGCCTGGGTGCCCAGCGACGCGGACAACACCGCGCTGCGTTTCTATGCCGGCGACATGCTCGGCAACCTCTGGCGGTTCGACCACGATGACCGGGTAGCCCCCTCCGGCATCGAGGCCACGCTGCTCGGGCAGGCACTGGGGCCGAACCTCGTGCCGCAGCCCATCACCGGCAAGCCGGTGCTCACGGAACTGGTGAACGACAACATGCCGATCACCGTCGTCTCCTTCGGCACCGGGCGTCTGCTCAACAACGCCGATCTGACTTCGACCGGCCTGCAGACGATCTACTCCATCCGCGACACGCTCGACAGCACCGGCCTCGGCCCGCTCCGAGACCCGAACGCCAAGCTGGTCCGCCAGAAACTCAACAGCAACCGCCGTCTCGACGACGCCCAGTCCGTCAACTGGAATGCCCAGAACGGCTGGTACGTCGACCTGGACCAGTCCAGCGGCGAGCGGGTGTCGCTGGACGGCATTCCGCTGGCCTCGGGCCTGATCGCATTCGCCTCGACCGTGCCGAACGGCGACCCCTGCGGCAATGGCGGCAGCTCCTTCCTCTACCAGTTCCTGCTGCCCTCGGGCGATGTGCGGGACGTCGAGGTCTCGAACTCGCTCATCGTCGGCGTCAGCCGCGTGATGGACAGCACCGGCCGGGTCAGCGCCTTTTTCACCAAGCGCGACCAGAGCACGCAGCTGAAAGCCGCGGGAGTCGGCCTCGGCAACCGCTCCAACACCCTGCGGCGTGCGGCCTGGCGCGAGCTGAACTGA
- a CDS encoding pilus assembly protein PilV, with product MTTRRTPQQPPAPKPDGFVLLEALIALLIFALAVLGLVGLQASMTRASSSAKYRADAAYLASDLVGLMWTDSRNLALYDAGACASHPPCQRWRERVSERLPTGAGQALVSKTEPGQVTVKVTWKAPSDDQHQFETTTAINPNPALP from the coding sequence GTGACCACCCGCCGCACACCACAACAGCCCCCGGCCCCGAAACCGGACGGCTTCGTCCTGCTGGAAGCGCTGATTGCGCTGCTCATCTTCGCGCTGGCCGTGCTCGGGCTGGTCGGACTGCAGGCCTCGATGACCCGCGCGAGCAGCAGCGCCAAGTACCGCGCCGATGCCGCCTACCTCGCCAGCGACCTGGTCGGCCTGATGTGGACCGACAGCCGCAACCTGGCGCTCTACGACGCCGGTGCCTGCGCCAGCCATCCACCCTGCCAGCGCTGGCGCGAACGTGTGAGCGAGCGCCTGCCGACCGGTGCCGGCCAAGCCCTGGTATCGAAGACCGAACCCGGTCAGGTCACGGTCAAGGTGACCTGGAAAGCGCCGAGCGACGACCAGCACCAGTTCGAGACCACGACCGCGATCAATCCGAATCCCGCCCTGCCCTGA
- a CDS encoding pilus assembly FimT family protein gives MAMPVAFPRSTGGFTLIELMVTVAVLAALLLAVTPVVRDWMLDIEIRNAAESISSGLNRARALAVQRNEPVMFSLVSNEAQPGTLDNSCALSATSASWVVSLDSPAGQCGQPLGATTGTRLVERHARGDGSAGVQVEVRDASCQSATGRAQVVFNGFGRAQTDPAPIRCIVITHPGSSTTRTLHVMLNTGGAVRTCDPAATDPRDTRRCLVN, from the coding sequence ATGGCAATGCCGGTGGCGTTCCCACGCAGCACGGGTGGCTTCACGCTGATCGAGTTGATGGTGACGGTGGCCGTGCTGGCCGCGCTCCTGCTGGCGGTCACGCCGGTGGTGCGCGACTGGATGCTGGACATCGAGATCCGCAATGCCGCCGAATCGATCAGCAGCGGCCTGAACCGCGCCCGGGCCCTGGCGGTACAGCGCAACGAACCGGTCATGTTCTCGCTGGTGTCCAACGAGGCACAGCCGGGCACGCTGGACAACTCCTGTGCGCTGTCGGCCACCTCGGCATCGTGGGTCGTGAGTCTGGACAGTCCGGCGGGCCAGTGTGGCCAGCCGCTGGGCGCCACGACCGGCACCCGGCTGGTGGAGCGCCACGCCCGCGGCGACGGCTCGGCGGGTGTCCAGGTGGAAGTGCGCGATGCCAGCTGCCAGAGTGCCACCGGCCGTGCCCAGGTCGTGTTCAACGGCTTCGGCCGTGCGCAGACCGACCCCGCCCCGATCCGCTGCATCGTGATCACCCACCCCGGCAGCAGCACCACCCGCACGCTGCATGTGATGCTGAACACCGGTGGCGCAGTGCGCACCTGCGATCCGGCCGCCACCGATCCGCGCGACACCCGTCGCTGCCTGGTGAACTGA
- a CDS encoding DUF58 domain-containing protein has protein sequence MPRLSGWRTRWQAWWDRRHPRTDTLRLDHRTLYIVPTGSGFVYGVLLGCLLLASINYQLNLGHLLTFTLSSAALVALHATHATLSGLRLSARVGEAGFVGEMVDIEITVQDETRRTGWRHPAHLGRHGLVVRWRDEPADLPVDVSPDPDARRHLPRRLAHRGRQTLPALEFSSRFPLGLFRVWAVWRIAQQPLAWPAPEVDAPPVPQSASTDPAEAPLRRHAPQPEPGEDEGVRPWRREDRPAQVLWRRSARSLAAGGGLLVRETPPARQARGLHLDGDRLTDLDPETRLRRLSAWVLQAEALGQPYRLSLGTLSIAEGIGPQHRRQCLDTLALWSPP, from the coding sequence ATGCCCCGGCTGTCCGGATGGCGTACGCGCTGGCAGGCCTGGTGGGACCGGCGCCACCCGCGCACCGACACGCTGCGCCTGGACCACCGCACGCTCTACATCGTGCCGACCGGCTCCGGTTTCGTGTACGGCGTGCTGCTGGGCTGCCTGCTGCTGGCCTCGATCAACTACCAGCTCAACCTCGGCCACCTGCTGACCTTCACCCTGTCCAGCGCCGCGCTGGTGGCCTTGCACGCGACCCACGCGACGCTCAGCGGCCTGCGCCTGAGCGCGCGGGTCGGCGAGGCGGGGTTCGTCGGGGAGATGGTCGACATCGAGATCACCGTGCAGGACGAGACCCGCCGCACCGGCTGGCGCCATCCGGCCCATCTCGGCCGCCATGGTCTGGTGGTGCGCTGGCGGGACGAGCCTGCGGACCTGCCGGTCGACGTGTCGCCCGATCCGGACGCACGGCGGCACCTGCCCCGCAGGCTCGCACACCGCGGACGGCAGACGCTGCCTGCACTGGAGTTCAGCAGCCGGTTCCCGCTCGGGCTCTTCCGGGTCTGGGCCGTGTGGCGGATCGCGCAGCAGCCGCTGGCCTGGCCCGCCCCGGAGGTCGATGCACCGCCGGTGCCCCAGTCCGCCAGCACCGATCCAGCCGAGGCCCCGCTGCGCCGGCACGCCCCCCAGCCAGAACCCGGCGAGGATGAAGGCGTGCGGCCCTGGCGGCGCGAAGATCGGCCGGCGCAGGTGCTGTGGCGCCGCTCTGCCCGCAGCCTCGCTGCGGGCGGCGGCCTGCTGGTGCGGGAAACACCTCCGGCACGGCAGGCCCGCGGGCTGCATCTGGACGGCGACCGTCTGACCGACCTCGACCCGGAAACCCGCCTGCGCCGCCTGAGCGCCTGGGTGCTGCAGGCCGAAGCCCTGGGGCAACCCTACCGGCTCAGCCTCGGCACGCTGTCGATCGCGGAAGGCATCGGCCCGCAGCACCGGCGGCAGTGTCTGGACACCCTCGCGCTCTGGAGTCCGCCGTGA
- a CDS encoding pilus assembly PilX family protein, with the protein MNVTPTSQHRNRQRGVSLLFAMITVVALSLAAVAMIRSVDTGTTILGNLSFKQDTLLAADEATRLAIQWLETQHKNAPESLNVTQRDQGYWAQLVPGLDPTSTSTSSSRVAIDWNNDSCRSQRGPTPAACLQTQAKSLANQITARFLIVRLCSEAGSSTVGTNQCPRPLNASSQVTSERGEINSQNPVRIGSTTMAEYYRIVVRAQGARNTVSTTETLVHF; encoded by the coding sequence ATGAATGTCACTCCGACCTCCCAGCACCGCAACCGGCAGCGGGGCGTCTCGCTGCTGTTCGCCATGATCACGGTGGTGGCGCTGTCGCTGGCCGCGGTGGCGATGATCCGCTCGGTCGACACCGGCACGACCATCCTGGGCAATCTGAGCTTCAAGCAGGACACCCTGCTGGCAGCGGACGAGGCGACCCGGCTCGCCATCCAGTGGCTCGAAACACAGCACAAGAATGCGCCGGAGAGCCTGAATGTCACCCAGCGCGACCAGGGCTACTGGGCGCAACTGGTTCCCGGGCTCGATCCGACATCGACCAGCACCTCCAGCAGCCGGGTCGCCATCGACTGGAACAACGACAGCTGCCGCTCGCAGCGCGGCCCGACCCCGGCCGCCTGCCTGCAGACGCAGGCGAAATCGCTGGCCAACCAGATCACGGCGCGCTTCCTGATCGTGCGGCTGTGCTCGGAGGCTGGCAGTTCGACCGTCGGCACCAATCAGTGCCCGCGCCCGCTGAACGCCAGCAGCCAAGTCACGAGCGAACGTGGCGAGATCAACAGCCAGAACCCGGTGCGCATCGGCTCCACCACCATGGCCGAGTACTACCGCATCGTCGTGCGCGCCCAGGGCGCGCGCAACACGGTCAGCACCACCGAGACACTGGTGCACTTCTGA
- a CDS encoding AAA family ATPase, with protein MNRPHHTLLTPPAPAIPLTETLERLVDQIGSVVVGKHAQILDSVACLLAGGHLLIEDVPGVGKTTLAQALAASVGLQFSRVQFTADLTPSDLVGISVYERTREGFVFHQGPVFTQVLLADEINRAGPRTQSALLEAMEERQVTLDGETRALPSPFFVIATQNPAEQLGTYALPESQLDRFLMCLTLGYPAPAAERALLEGHDRREAVRHLQPVMSAQELLAAQAAVQRIHVAPALLDYLQALLAATRGGQWFTQGLSPRAAIAWLRAARARALLARRTHATPEDLQALAVPVLAHRLQPRSGAGRGRVAQVRAMLESVRLV; from the coding sequence ATGAACCGCCCACATCACACACTCCTGACACCTCCGGCTCCGGCAATTCCCCTGACCGAGACGCTGGAGCGCCTCGTCGATCAGATCGGCTCGGTGGTGGTCGGCAAGCATGCACAGATCCTCGACAGCGTGGCCTGCCTGCTCGCCGGTGGCCACTTGCTGATCGAGGACGTTCCCGGTGTCGGCAAGACCACCCTCGCCCAGGCGCTGGCCGCTTCGGTCGGCCTGCAGTTCTCCAGAGTGCAGTTCACCGCCGACCTGACACCCAGCGATCTGGTCGGAATCAGTGTCTACGAGCGCACGCGCGAGGGATTTGTCTTTCATCAAGGCCCCGTGTTCACGCAGGTGCTGCTGGCCGACGAGATCAACCGCGCCGGGCCGCGCACCCAGAGCGCGCTGCTGGAGGCGATGGAGGAGCGCCAGGTGACCCTCGACGGCGAGACGCGCGCCCTGCCCAGCCCCTTCTTCGTCATCGCCACCCAGAACCCGGCCGAGCAGCTGGGCACCTACGCCCTGCCCGAAAGCCAGCTCGACCGCTTCCTGATGTGCCTCACGCTGGGCTACCCGGCCCCGGCAGCCGAGCGGGCGCTGCTCGAAGGCCACGACCGGCGCGAAGCCGTGCGGCACCTGCAGCCGGTGATGTCGGCGCAGGAGCTGCTGGCGGCGCAGGCCGCCGTGCAGCGCATCCATGTCGCCCCCGCGCTGCTGGACTACCTGCAGGCGCTGCTCGCCGCCACCCGCGGCGGCCAGTGGTTCACGCAGGGCCTGTCGCCGCGGGCGGCGATCGCCTGGCTGCGGGCGGCACGGGCGCGGGCCCTGCTCGCCCGCCGCACCCACGCCACGCCCGAGGACCTGCAGGCGCTGGCCGTGCCGGTGCTGGCCCACCGCCTGCAGCCACGCAGCGGCGCCGGCCGCGGCCGGGTTGCGCAGGTGCGCGCGATGCTCGAATCGGTCCGGCTCGTCTGA